In the Haloferula helveola genome, one interval contains:
- a CDS encoding FKBP-type peptidyl-prolyl cis-trans isomerase produces MKARSLNRMTVAALLAVAPALVRAEEKAPAETPPAAGETEAAQPEEPMLEAPADVAAPPADAEKTESGLASKVLTKGTGDAKPTAADTVTVHYSGWTTDGELFDSSVKRGQPTSFPLNGVIKGWTEGLQLMTVGEKRRFWIPADLAYGENPGGGRPGGMLVFDVELIEIKEVPKVPEDALKSAGGVAYKVISEGDGGETPGDGDVVTFHFTAKSMEGQVMQDTRSQPAPPSVPVDKLPAEMKEMITGMTKGEKRSAWLPEARLPGGHVVAEFELVSFKAAPPAPPVPDDVAAVPDDAAKTESGLASKVLKAGEGEDMPKATDTVKVHYTGWTTDGKLFDSSVTRGEPTQFPLNGVIKGWTEGLQLMKVGEKRRFWIPADLAYGENPGGGRPGGMLVFDVELLEIVR; encoded by the coding sequence ATGAAAGCCCGTAGCCTGAACCGAATGACCGTCGCGGCCCTGCTTGCCGTGGCTCCCGCCCTCGTGCGCGCTGAGGAGAAGGCGCCCGCGGAGACTCCTCCCGCAGCTGGAGAAACCGAAGCTGCCCAACCTGAAGAACCGATGCTCGAAGCGCCTGCTGATGTTGCCGCCCCTCCCGCCGATGCCGAAAAGACCGAAAGCGGTCTGGCCTCGAAAGTCCTCACGAAGGGAACCGGCGATGCCAAGCCGACAGCTGCCGATACGGTGACCGTTCATTACAGCGGTTGGACGACCGATGGCGAACTCTTCGACAGTTCGGTGAAGCGCGGTCAGCCCACGAGTTTCCCGCTCAACGGCGTGATCAAGGGGTGGACCGAGGGCCTGCAGCTGATGACCGTCGGCGAGAAGCGCCGCTTCTGGATCCCGGCCGATCTTGCCTACGGCGAGAATCCCGGTGGAGGTCGTCCGGGTGGAATGCTGGTTTTCGATGTCGAGCTGATCGAGATCAAGGAAGTGCCGAAAGTCCCGGAAGACGCCCTGAAGTCGGCCGGCGGCGTCGCCTACAAGGTGATCTCCGAAGGCGACGGAGGCGAGACTCCCGGTGACGGCGATGTCGTGACCTTCCACTTTACCGCCAAGAGCATGGAAGGCCAGGTCATGCAGGACACCCGTTCGCAGCCCGCTCCTCCGAGCGTGCCGGTCGACAAGCTGCCGGCGGAGATGAAGGAAATGATCACAGGAATGACCAAGGGCGAGAAGCGCTCTGCCTGGCTCCCCGAGGCGAGGCTCCCGGGTGGCCATGTGGTCGCCGAGTTCGAGCTGGTCTCCTTCAAGGCCGCTCCTCCGGCGCCTCCGGTGCCTGACGACGTCGCCGCCGTGCCTGACGACGCCGCCAAGACCGAGAGCGGTCTCGCTTCCAAGGTGCTCAAGGCAGGTGAAGGCGAGGACATGCCGAAGGCGACCGACACCGTGAAGGTTCACTACACCGGTTGGACGACCGACGGAAAGCTGTTCGACAGCTCCGTGACCCGTGGCGAGCCCACCCAGTTCCCGCTCAACGGTGTGATCAAGGGGTGGACCGAGGGCCTGCAGCTGATGAAGGTCGGCGAGAAGCGCCGCTTCTGGATCCCGGCTGACCTTGCCTACGGCGAGAATCCCGGCGGTGGACGACCGGGTGGCATGCTCGTGTTCGACGTCGAGCTGCTTGAGATCGTCCGCTAG
- a CDS encoding DUF2459 domain-containing protein: MKSGWVRYWLPACPLFFASCALKFPQDEVEVRRVEVTRAATPEPATVPVVLFSDELHTGLILDLQWLQRHGYKVPRESVVRQWAAFSWGDQTAYVQERWLSPGQVIHALFMPSPSVMEIITFDWNIPEVCHHQRLYQTYVPDSAGVGLAAFLNSCAVRDGEGIPNTIAPSSWGSGRLIESPHSYYFPRICNVWTVEALNSTGFEMAGVTGLSADGVIRQATKPKNGFAKIWDPAWQTAEGGDEPGE, from the coding sequence ATGAAAAGCGGATGGGTCAGGTATTGGTTGCCTGCCTGTCCGCTTTTTTTCGCGTCCTGCGCGCTGAAATTCCCGCAGGATGAAGTGGAGGTCCGCCGGGTCGAGGTCACGCGTGCGGCAACCCCGGAGCCCGCGACGGTGCCGGTGGTGTTGTTTTCCGACGAACTCCACACCGGTCTCATCCTCGATCTGCAGTGGCTGCAGCGGCACGGCTACAAGGTTCCCCGCGAGTCGGTAGTCCGCCAGTGGGCCGCGTTCAGCTGGGGCGACCAGACCGCCTACGTGCAGGAGCGGTGGCTGAGTCCCGGGCAGGTGATCCATGCCTTGTTCATGCCGTCGCCTTCGGTGATGGAGATCATCACCTTCGATTGGAACATTCCGGAGGTCTGCCACCATCAGAGGCTTTACCAGACCTATGTGCCGGACTCAGCCGGGGTGGGTTTGGCGGCATTCCTGAACAGCTGTGCCGTGAGGGACGGGGAAGGGATTCCGAATACCATCGCGCCGTCGAGCTGGGGCAGCGGACGGCTGATCGAATCGCCCCACAGCTACTACTTTCCCCGCATTTGCAACGTGTGGACCGTCGAGGCCTTGAACTCGACCGGCTTTGAGATGGCAGGTGTCACCGGATTGTCGGCCGATGGCGTGATCCGGCAGGCGACGAAGCCGAAGAACGGCTTCGCCAAGATCTGGGATCCCGCTTGGCAGACGGCCGAGGGAGGTGACGAGCCGGGTGAGTGA